From a region of the Candidatus Eremiobacterota bacterium genome:
- the ftsX gene encoding permease-like cell division protein FtsX: MSNFSYFFREVYINMKRNVLMSAASISTVLILSLMLGFFIIIVMNLNYWSENLVKQLQIVVYISDDFNERQIKVLKSSLETTAGVSTITYIPKDEALKKLREKLKNQLELSEIGKNPLPNSFEITVSEPGKIPHVASLIRHYPGIEKVRYGENITSKLISINKAVHWVGIIIVSALLISTIFIVSNTIRITVFARRKEISIMQLVGAANWFIRWPFILEGVLQGVIGSLISVILLKVAYGYLIPKVHMALPFLIMVPAHSLIALVTLTLLGTGFIVGAAGSLISVNKFLRLQ; encoded by the coding sequence ATGTCCAATTTCTCTTACTTCTTCAGGGAAGTATATATCAATATGAAAAGAAACGTGCTGATGAGCGCGGCTTCCATATCCACTGTACTGATTCTCTCGCTGATGCTCGGCTTTTTTATAATAATAGTGATGAACCTGAACTATTGGAGCGAAAACCTGGTAAAACAGCTCCAGATCGTGGTCTATATCTCCGACGACTTCAACGAGAGGCAGATCAAGGTTCTCAAGAGCTCCCTCGAGACGACGGCCGGTGTCTCCACCATCACCTATATTCCCAAGGACGAGGCCCTGAAAAAACTCAGGGAGAAGCTTAAAAACCAGCTTGAGCTCTCCGAGATAGGCAAGAATCCTCTTCCCAACTCTTTCGAGATCACTGTCAGTGAGCCCGGCAAGATCCCCCACGTGGCATCGCTTATCCGGCATTACCCCGGAATAGAGAAGGTAAGATATGGTGAAAACATCACCAGCAAGCTCATATCAATCAACAAGGCCGTTCACTGGGTGGGCATCATCATTGTGAGCGCCCTGCTCATATCCACCATCTTCATCGTGAGCAACACCATAAGAATAACAGTCTTTGCTCGGCGCAAGGAGATATCCATCATGCAGCTTGTGGGCGCAGCGAACTGGTTTATCCGCTGGCCTTTCATCCTGGAAGGGGTGCTCCAGGGAGTCATAGGCTCTCTTATCTCCGTCATCCTCCTCAAGGTGGCATACGGGTATCTGATCCCCAAAGTGCATATGGCACTTCCTTTCCTTATCATGGTCCCTGCCCACTCCCTCATTGCCCTGGTCACCCTCACGCTGCTGGGAACGGGCTTCATTGTGGGAGCCGCAGGGAGCCTCATCTCGGTGAACAAGTTCCTCAGGTTGCAATAA